In one window of Niallia sp. Man26 DNA:
- a CDS encoding helix-turn-helix domain-containing protein, with product MAYYRMRGMETAGFEFHSHHEYEIYFFHSGDCKYLINNRIYELQPGDILLMDGLTLHKPNPSLETPYIRSVIHFSPAYLQEILHVLGMEALLDPFRKLNNCLLRTGYDKSAKLVEEKMSQISSLFAIHHKQENNQPDILEAEVKLELVQLLVEIYKMSKKDLQMFPAKRPEKEIHAEMIASWIDEHFTEKVSLDRLAKERNLSKYYTSHVFKEITGFTVMEYLMGCRLNHAKYLLEVEPHLPLSQIAQKSGFESISHFSRYFKEKVGNTARNYRALKTGQK from the coding sequence ATGGCCTATTACAGGATGCGAGGAATGGAGACGGCAGGCTTTGAGTTTCATTCACATCACGAATACGAGATATATTTTTTTCACTCGGGAGACTGCAAATATCTAATAAATAACCGGATTTATGAACTGCAGCCGGGAGATATTTTATTGATGGACGGATTAACATTGCATAAACCGAATCCATCATTAGAAACCCCCTATATTAGAAGTGTCATTCATTTTTCACCAGCTTATTTACAGGAAATTTTGCATGTGCTTGGAATGGAAGCTTTGCTGGACCCCTTTCGAAAACTGAACAACTGCCTCCTTCGAACAGGCTATGATAAGTCAGCAAAGCTGGTGGAAGAGAAAATGAGTCAAATCAGTAGCCTATTTGCAATCCATCATAAACAGGAAAATAATCAACCAGACATATTAGAGGCAGAAGTGAAATTAGAACTTGTACAGCTGCTTGTAGAGATTTACAAAATGAGCAAAAAAGATTTACAGATGTTTCCGGCAAAAAGACCAGAAAAGGAAATTCATGCCGAGATGATAGCATCGTGGATTGATGAGCATTTTACGGAAAAAGTCAGTTTAGACAGATTAGCTAAAGAACGAAATTTAAGCAAATATTATACATCTCATGTCTTCAAGGAAATTACGGGGTTTACGGTGATGGAGTACTTAATGGGCTGTCGTCTTAATCATGCCAAATATTTATTAGAAGTGGAGCCACATCTTCCATTATCTCAAATTGCGCAGAAATCAGGCTTTGAAAGTATTTCTCATTTTAGCAGGTACTTCAAAGAAAAGGTAGGAAACACGGCAAGAAATTATCGAGCACTAAAGACTGGCCAAAAATAG